A DNA window from Anaerocolumna sp. AGMB13020 contains the following coding sequences:
- a CDS encoding carbohydrate ABC transporter permease: MKNVLGNKKAIALFVLPGLLLYTIIVMLPVIWSVYYSVYEGTPGLKWNFVGLANYERLFHDKNFHNALIVNLKYIAIVMIGQVGLGLLLALFFRFWLTKFKNVVRTLVFFPVVLPTVAVGQLFVKIYEIQPNYGLLNSILSNIGLQHLVQPWIGQSSTALGALSAMDIWVAMGFYSVIFYGALLDIPGEIIEAAKIDGCNAFNLFRRVLSPLLKPITITCMIFSFTGTVKMFESALALTKGGPGSATKSLSMFMYSVSFTYGKVGYGSVIAVFIFLLCVVGSRLINLFDRKEKA; this comes from the coding sequence ATGAAAAACGTACTAGGAAATAAGAAAGCAATCGCTTTATTTGTACTGCCAGGGCTGCTGCTTTACACAATAATTGTTATGCTTCCGGTAATATGGTCGGTGTACTATTCCGTCTATGAAGGAACGCCCGGATTGAAATGGAATTTCGTAGGACTTGCGAATTATGAAAGACTGTTTCACGATAAGAATTTTCATAATGCTTTGATTGTGAATTTAAAATATATAGCTATTGTTATGATAGGACAGGTAGGGTTAGGACTCTTATTGGCTTTGTTCTTCCGATTCTGGCTTACCAAATTCAAAAATGTGGTTCGTACCTTAGTATTTTTCCCTGTTGTATTGCCCACGGTAGCGGTTGGTCAGCTCTTTGTTAAGATCTATGAAATTCAGCCTAACTATGGTTTGTTAAACAGCATCCTTTCCAATATCGGATTACAGCACCTGGTACAACCCTGGATAGGTCAATCCTCCACAGCACTCGGAGCACTTTCTGCCATGGATATATGGGTTGCCATGGGTTTCTATTCCGTAATTTTTTATGGTGCTTTATTAGATATACCGGGTGAAATTATCGAAGCAGCAAAAATTGATGGCTGTAATGCCTTTAATTTATTCCGAAGAGTGCTTTCGCCTCTCTTAAAACCCATTACGATAACCTGTATGATCTTTAGCTTTACCGGAACGGTAAAAATGTTTGAATCTGCTCTTGCTTTAACAAAAGGAGGTCCGGGAAGCGCTACCAAATCCTTGTCCATGTTCATGTACAGTGTATCCTTTACCTATGGTAAGGTAGGTTACGGAAGTGTTATCGCGGTATTTATTTTCTTGTTATGTGTGGTAGGTTCCAGATTAATTAACCTCTTTGACAGAAAGGAAAAAGCATAA
- a CDS encoding L-fucose/L-arabinose isomerase family protein yields MKKVRLGFAPTRRSIFSAPDAIKYANLTRERLTALGIEFVDITDINEEGLFYDELDREKIAEKFRQEKIDGLFFPHCNFGTEYVVARLAKELNVPVLLWGPRDERPDEKGIRLRDSQCGLFATGKVLRRFQVPFTYLTNCRLEDAEFEKGIKNFLAVCNVVKTFRHTRILQIAPRPFDFWSTMCNEGELLERFNIQLSPIPMPELTAAVRKAKEEKEEVAAVVKYCRETMNIKIKDEELESVAALKVAMKKLAESYGCNAIAIQCWNALQTEIGIMPCAANSLLNQEGIPVVCETDIHGAITSLLVEASTLDDTRSFFADWTVRHPDNENGELLQHCGPWPLSVAKEKPTIGYPLAFEHPGAVEAEAKHGDMTLCRFDGDNGEYSLLLGHAKGIEGPYTKGTYVWVEVENLNRLEEKLVYGPYIHHCVGIHKDVVPVLYEACKYINVKPDLYDPIEEEVKASIRGEIR; encoded by the coding sequence ATGAAAAAAGTAAGATTAGGCTTTGCTCCAACCAGAAGAAGTATCTTCAGCGCACCGGACGCAATAAAGTATGCTAATTTAACGAGAGAAAGGTTAACGGCGCTGGGGATTGAATTTGTTGATATTACAGATATCAATGAAGAGGGGCTTTTCTATGATGAGCTGGACAGAGAAAAAATAGCAGAGAAATTCAGACAGGAGAAAATTGATGGTCTTTTCTTTCCACACTGTAATTTCGGTACAGAATACGTTGTGGCAAGGCTGGCAAAAGAATTAAATGTTCCTGTACTGCTGTGGGGTCCCAGAGACGAAAGACCCGATGAGAAGGGAATTCGTTTAAGAGACAGTCAATGCGGATTATTTGCAACCGGTAAGGTGTTAAGGCGATTTCAGGTCCCCTTTACCTATCTGACCAACTGCCGGTTAGAAGATGCAGAATTTGAAAAAGGAATCAAAAATTTCCTCGCCGTATGCAATGTTGTTAAGACCTTCCGTCATACAAGAATCTTACAGATTGCTCCCAGACCTTTTGATTTCTGGTCCACGATGTGTAATGAAGGGGAATTGCTGGAGCGTTTCAACATACAGCTCTCTCCTATTCCCATGCCTGAACTGACTGCAGCAGTCAGAAAAGCAAAAGAAGAAAAAGAGGAAGTAGCCGCTGTAGTGAAATACTGCCGGGAAACCATGAACATAAAGATCAAAGACGAGGAACTGGAAAGTGTTGCAGCTTTAAAAGTTGCCATGAAGAAACTGGCGGAAAGCTATGGCTGCAATGCCATTGCCATTCAGTGCTGGAATGCCCTTCAGACCGAAATCGGAATTATGCCCTGTGCTGCCAACTCTCTCCTTAATCAGGAAGGGATTCCAGTAGTCTGTGAAACCGATATTCACGGTGCAATCACCTCTTTGCTGGTAGAAGCATCTACCCTTGACGATACCAGAAGCTTTTTTGCTGACTGGACAGTAAGGCATCCCGATAATGAGAACGGTGAACTATTACAGCATTGCGGTCCCTGGCCCCTCTCCGTTGCAAAAGAAAAACCCACCATCGGTTATCCTCTTGCCTTTGAGCATCCAGGTGCAGTAGAAGCTGAGGCGAAACACGGAGATATGACCCTGTGCCGCTTTGACGGTGACAATGGTGAGTATTCCCTGCTCCTGGGTCATGCAAAAGGCATCGAGGGACCTTATACCAAGGGAACCTATGTTTGGGTGGAGGTCGAGAACTTAAACCGTCTGGAGGAGAAGCTGGTCTATGGGCCATATATTCATCATTGTGTGGGAATACATAAGGATGTTGTACCAGTACTCTATGAAGCTTGTAAATATATCAATGTCAAACCGGATCTTTATGACCCCATTGAAGAAGAAGTAAAAGCAAGCATCCGTGGAGAAATCCGGTAG
- a CDS encoding LacI family DNA-binding transcriptional regulator: MKPGIKQICEITGFSPATVSNALNQKKGVNQKTADEIFRVAREIGYLGSEEITKIKLLIYKKNGLIIDDTPFFTLLINGIEQECREAGFEMAIGNVDARQPDYEEQARQMVSEPGTAIILLGTELEAEDLELYRNTVSPILLLDYWSFDMDFNAVMINNADSARMAVNYLFHKGHKQIGYLKGRFRILGFRQRQSGYHSALVENELEDKKEFCVELDTTMNGAYRDMLKYLEDTPSLPTAYFADNDMIALGAMKALQEKGYKIPEDVSLIGFDDLPFSEISTPGLTSLRVPKQEMGRMAVRKVIEMMKGDDGVRTKLQVCTAFVERNSVK; this comes from the coding sequence TTGAAACCAGGAATAAAACAGATTTGTGAAATAACAGGATTTTCACCTGCGACTGTTTCCAATGCGCTGAATCAGAAAAAGGGTGTAAATCAAAAGACTGCGGATGAGATATTTCGTGTTGCCAGAGAAATAGGATATTTGGGTTCAGAGGAAATTACAAAAATTAAATTACTGATTTATAAGAAAAACGGGCTGATTATTGATGATACCCCTTTCTTTACACTGCTGATAAATGGTATTGAACAAGAGTGCCGTGAAGCAGGCTTTGAGATGGCTATCGGGAATGTCGATGCCAGACAGCCGGATTACGAAGAGCAGGCGAGACAGATGGTCAGTGAGCCGGGAACGGCTATAATACTGCTGGGAACGGAACTGGAAGCGGAGGATCTGGAATTATACCGTAATACGGTCAGCCCTATTTTGTTACTGGACTACTGGAGCTTTGATATGGATTTCAATGCTGTTATGATCAACAATGCGGATTCCGCCAGAATGGCAGTTAATTATCTCTTTCATAAAGGACATAAACAGATTGGCTACCTAAAAGGACGATTCCGGATATTGGGATTTCGTCAGAGGCAGTCAGGTTATCATTCGGCACTGGTTGAAAATGAACTGGAAGATAAGAAGGAATTCTGTGTAGAACTTGATACTACTATGAATGGGGCTTACCGAGATATGTTAAAATATCTGGAGGATACCCCCTCCTTGCCAACCGCTTATTTTGCGGACAATGATATGATAGCTCTGGGTGCCATGAAAGCATTACAGGAGAAGGGGTACAAAATTCCGGAGGATGTTTCCCTCATCGGTTTTGATGATCTTCCCTTTAGCGAAATCTCAACCCCGGGACTTACAAGTCTCCGTGTTCCCAAGCAGGAAATGGGCAGAATGGCAGTAAGAAAAGTAATAGAAATGATGAAGGGCGATGATGGCGTACGTACGAAATTACAGGTATGTACTGCTTTTGTTGAGAGAAACAGCGTGAAATAA
- a CDS encoding sensor histidine kinase, with translation MTTGQQTGKYVIRRKETMMLTGVKAMTGFKGKVRRLMRFIKQLKIKDQILFAMLVGSMLSAAILGVTVYNVSRVTIQNNYRYAHTYNLQVSSNIIDIQLSSIIEQGRSLLVNHNFIKAIADDENNKSGRYFSSINSLTINRAIGDFASHDPLIEGVTIVNEKGNILFYSKGGIPSDYYKKYYSNDNILEEEWVTLARKAKGKEVFYGYNVLIPDLEGDTISYVKNLINTKNSKSMGFMIVNIDKKLLDRAFGTLKEGYSTNRYMIIDEDSIYPGVYFNGDMGAKASILKDYINGNHKGKYLFSSYLNESTGWMAVNVIERKELRSDSLYIGQIILLVFFILILFSVYFSRLFSNRISKPLNKLEKTIQEVGEGNRHIEEEFDNSEIGEIGNKFKEMVNNNLELRERLLSAELNEKEAELLLLQAQINPHFLYNTLDSLYFMAIIKQEDDIARMVEALSNTFKLSLNKGDNTITVRDEAKRIQEYMLIQNMRYNDRFELKLDFEGVEDLKIITFIIQPFVENAMYHGLEAKIGKGTIAIKGKRLEDRLYFTIRDNGIGIEDLSVLEKGYGVNNVKERIRLFYGEEYGVSFESKPGVGTRVTIVVPVLSKGGNISV, from the coding sequence ATGACAACAGGCCAGCAGACTGGAAAGTATGTAATAAGACGAAAAGAAACTATGATGTTAACAGGGGTCAAAGCTATGACAGGGTTTAAGGGGAAGGTCAGAAGACTTATGAGATTTATAAAACAATTGAAAATAAAGGATCAGATTCTTTTTGCCATGCTGGTAGGTTCTATGCTTTCTGCTGCAATTCTCGGAGTTACTGTCTACAATGTGTCGAGGGTAACCATCCAGAACAATTACAGATATGCACATACTTATAACCTGCAGGTTTCCAGTAATATTATCGATATCCAGCTGAGTAGTATAATCGAGCAGGGGCGGAGCCTTTTGGTGAACCATAATTTTATCAAAGCGATAGCAGATGATGAAAACAATAAGAGCGGGAGATATTTTTCCAGTATCAACAGCCTTACTATTAATCGTGCAATCGGTGATTTTGCTTCTCACGATCCTCTTATAGAAGGCGTCACCATTGTAAATGAAAAAGGCAATATATTATTCTATTCTAAGGGAGGAATCCCATCTGATTATTATAAGAAGTACTATTCCAATGACAACATCCTGGAAGAGGAATGGGTGACACTGGCCAGAAAAGCGAAAGGAAAGGAAGTATTTTATGGCTATAATGTGCTGATTCCTGACCTGGAAGGAGATACCATATCCTACGTAAAAAATCTGATCAATACCAAAAACAGTAAATCCATGGGTTTTATGATAGTTAATATTGATAAAAAGCTGTTAGACAGGGCTTTTGGAACCCTGAAAGAGGGGTACTCCACCAATCGCTATATGATAATTGATGAAGACAGCATCTATCCGGGGGTTTATTTCAATGGTGATATGGGGGCAAAAGCTTCAATTTTAAAAGACTATATCAACGGTAACCATAAGGGAAAATATCTGTTTAGCAGTTACCTGAATGAATCCACCGGCTGGATGGCAGTAAATGTCATCGAGCGGAAGGAGCTTCGCAGTGATAGTTTGTATATCGGACAGATTATCCTGCTGGTATTTTTTATATTGATTCTCTTTAGTGTTTATTTCTCCAGGTTATTTTCCAACAGAATCAGCAAACCTCTTAATAAGCTGGAGAAGACCATTCAGGAAGTAGGAGAAGGGAACCGGCATATAGAAGAAGAGTTCGATAACAGTGAAATCGGAGAAATCGGAAATAAATTTAAAGAGATGGTAAATAACAATCTGGAGCTAAGAGAACGTTTATTATCGGCAGAACTGAATGAAAAAGAGGCAGAGCTGCTTCTTTTGCAGGCCCAGATTAATCCTCATTTTTTATACAATACTCTGGATTCCTTGTATTTTATGGCTATTATAAAACAGGAGGATGATATAGCCAGGATGGTAGAAGCCCTGTCCAATACTTTCAAATTAAGCCTGAACAAAGGGGATAATACCATAACCGTGAGGGATGAGGCAAAAAGGATACAGGAGTATATGCTGATACAGAATATGCGTTACAATGACCGCTTCGAGCTTAAACTGGATTTTGAAGGGGTAGAGGATTTAAAGATAATTACGTTTATCATTCAACCCTTTGTGGAAAATGCAATGTATCATGGACTGGAAGCAAAGATCGGGAAAGGTACGATTGCGATAAAAGGCAAACGTTTGGAGGACAGGCTATACTTTACCATTCGTGATAATGGAATAGGCATAGAAGATCTATCAGTACTGGAAAAAGGTTATGGAGTCAACAATGTGAAGGAACGAATCAGGTTATTTTACGGAGAAGAATATGGGGTATCCTTTGAGAGTAAGCCTGGTGTTGGAACAAGGGTAACAATCGTTGTTCCAGTTTTAAGCAAAGGAGGTAATATCAGTGTATAG
- a CDS encoding transketolase family protein — protein MNKIPNRQAICDVLVEKAAGDKDIFVLCSDSRGSASLAEYANTYPEQFIEVGIAEQNLVSISAGLAKTGKKVFAASPACFLSTRSMEQAKVDVGYSNTNVTLIGISGGISYGSLGMTHHSNQDIASMGTIPNMRVYLPSDRHQTKSLIKALLEDTRPAYVRVGRNPVADIYSEEETPFILDKATVLSEGTDLAIIACGEMVSIAFEAVKALKEQGISATLLDMYCIKPLDKEALLNAAANAKAVITLEEHSIYGGLGSLVSQLISANCPKKVINLALPDEPAISGKSKEVFDYYGLNKEGLIKTAMELMNDVK, from the coding sequence ATGAATAAGATTCCTAATAGACAAGCAATCTGTGACGTTTTAGTAGAAAAAGCCGCTGGGGACAAGGATATCTTCGTATTGTGCAGTGACTCCAGAGGTTCAGCTTCCCTGGCTGAATATGCCAATACCTATCCGGAGCAATTCATAGAGGTAGGTATTGCAGAACAGAATCTAGTCAGCATCAGTGCAGGTCTTGCCAAAACAGGCAAGAAAGTATTTGCAGCTTCTCCCGCCTGCTTCCTCTCAACACGAAGTATGGAACAGGCAAAGGTTGATGTTGGTTATTCCAACACCAATGTAACCCTTATCGGCATCAGCGGAGGTATCAGCTACGGCTCTCTTGGTATGACCCACCATTCCAACCAGGATATCGCTTCTATGGGTACCATCCCCAACATGAGAGTCTATCTGCCCAGTGACAGACATCAGACGAAAAGCCTGATAAAGGCACTATTGGAAGATACCAGACCTGCCTATGTACGCGTTGGCAGAAATCCTGTTGCAGACATTTATTCAGAAGAAGAGACCCCTTTTATATTAGATAAAGCGACGGTACTGTCAGAAGGAACAGATCTTGCAATTATCGCCTGCGGTGAAATGGTGAGTATTGCCTTTGAAGCTGTTAAGGCATTAAAAGAACAGGGAATATCCGCAACGCTTCTTGACATGTACTGTATAAAACCCCTTGACAAAGAAGCTCTTTTAAATGCTGCAGCCAATGCAAAAGCTGTAATCACCTTAGAGGAACATTCCATTTATGGAGGATTAGGCTCCCTGGTCAGTCAGCTCATTTCTGCTAACTGCCCTAAAAAGGTAATAAACCTGGCTCTTCCGGATGAACCTGCTATCTCTGGTAAATCCAAAGAAGTATTTGACTACTATGGACTTAACAAAGAAGGTCTCATAAAAACTGCAATGGAGTTAATGAATGATGTCAAATAA
- a CDS encoding response regulator transcription factor, whose product MVVIDDEFIVVEGIKAMISREKLNYEIVGFAYDGIKALEVIQQTKPDVVITDIRIPGLDGLSLIEEAKEFTPKTSFIVISGYSEFEYAKRALSLGVKGYLDKPITIEKITEVLNRIEKELHTKEEEASERKEGYQNEGMQQVNGFVDRLIKGIMNESAGEIKIQTEKILEALASQSYTLAVYKQECYKFLCVANGIFLEKKRQYELEDMASYKEVEILSSYAEVDEYVRDITGKIAEKMEAVKSGSNHRIILKLLAIIQEKYNENIGLNELADMVNMNPAYLSILFKEEVGMTYIKYLTQLRINHARELLAEGYKVTQVSEMVGYNDYHYFCSIFKKHTGKKPNELKGSIRKK is encoded by the coding sequence ATGGTGGTGATTGACGATGAGTTTATTGTTGTTGAGGGTATTAAGGCAATGATAAGCCGTGAAAAACTGAATTATGAAATTGTGGGATTTGCATATGACGGTATTAAGGCTTTGGAAGTGATACAGCAGACGAAACCAGATGTAGTGATTACAGATATTCGTATTCCGGGGCTGGATGGATTATCCCTGATTGAGGAGGCAAAAGAATTTACACCAAAGACTTCCTTCATCGTTATCAGCGGATACAGTGAATTTGAATATGCAAAAAGGGCTCTTTCCCTGGGGGTAAAAGGTTATCTGGATAAACCTATAACCATTGAAAAAATTACGGAGGTCCTAAACCGGATTGAAAAGGAATTGCATACAAAAGAAGAAGAAGCCTCAGAGAGAAAAGAAGGATATCAGAACGAGGGAATGCAGCAGGTTAATGGGTTCGTGGACAGGCTGATCAAAGGTATTATGAATGAATCCGCAGGGGAAATTAAGATTCAGACAGAAAAGATCCTGGAGGCATTGGCTTCACAGTCTTATACGCTTGCGGTATACAAGCAGGAATGCTATAAATTTCTCTGTGTAGCAAACGGAATTTTTCTGGAAAAGAAAAGGCAGTATGAATTAGAGGATATGGCATCCTACAAGGAAGTGGAAATACTTTCTTCCTATGCAGAAGTAGATGAGTATGTAAGAGATATTACCGGGAAGATAGCAGAAAAGATGGAAGCGGTCAAATCCGGCAGTAATCACAGAATCATATTAAAGCTGCTGGCCATTATTCAGGAAAAATATAATGAAAATATCGGACTGAATGAATTAGCGGATATGGTTAACATGAATCCTGCTTATCTTAGTATTCTCTTCAAAGAAGAGGTCGGCATGACCTATATCAAATATCTGACTCAGTTACGTATAAATCATGCCAGAGAATTGTTGGCAGAAGGGTATAAGGTTACCCAGGTCAGTGAAATGGTTGGCTACAATGATTACCATTATTTTTGCAGTATCTTTAAGAAGCATACCGGCAAAAAGCCTAACGAATTAAAAGGCTCCATCCGCAAGAAATAG
- a CDS encoding FGGY-family carbohydrate kinase: MSNKYILSIDQSTQGTKALLFDKDGKVLGRSDFSHDQLINSIGWVEHDPVQIFNNTLSAVKAVVEKTGISKSDILCIGITNQRETAVAWDRETGKPVCNAIVWQCARGAGICEALNTRREFIQSRTGLPLSPYYSAAKIAWILQNVKDAKEKSEAGTLCYGNMDSWLIYNLTKTHNFKTDYSNASRTQLFNVNTLKWDEEICGLFGLNSKCLAEVCDSDAFFGETDLSGYLDTPVPIHSVMGDSHSALFSQFCHHKGMAKATYGTGSSIMMNIGIEPVFSQKGIATSLAWKRNGKAEYVLEGNINYTGAVIAWLKNDLKLIQETSEAESLAVLANPADQTVLVPAFSGLGAPYMKNDVSAIFYGMTRTTGKAELVKAALDSIAYQITDVVKVILEESSIELRELKVDGGPTRNAFLMQFQSDIANLPVRVSDTEELSAAGAAYMAGSSYGFYDLKDLEEKSNGVYYLPKMEEAERSLKYQGWKKAVDMLLNSTT; this comes from the coding sequence ATGTCAAATAAATATATATTAAGTATAGATCAGAGTACCCAGGGAACAAAAGCCCTGCTTTTTGACAAAGATGGCAAAGTACTGGGACGAAGCGATTTTTCTCATGACCAGCTGATTAACAGCATTGGATGGGTGGAACATGATCCTGTTCAGATCTTTAACAATACCCTCTCCGCCGTCAAAGCTGTCGTAGAAAAAACAGGTATCAGTAAATCCGATATTTTATGTATTGGTATCACCAATCAACGGGAAACAGCCGTCGCCTGGGATAGGGAAACCGGAAAACCGGTCTGTAATGCCATTGTCTGGCAATGTGCCAGAGGTGCTGGAATCTGCGAGGCATTGAATACCCGGAGAGAGTTCATACAAAGCCGTACAGGTTTGCCACTCTCCCCCTACTATTCTGCAGCCAAAATAGCGTGGATACTTCAGAATGTAAAGGATGCAAAAGAAAAATCCGAAGCCGGAACTCTCTGCTACGGAAACATGGATAGCTGGCTCATATACAATCTTACCAAAACCCACAATTTTAAAACAGACTATTCAAACGCCTCCAGGACTCAGCTTTTTAATGTCAACACCTTAAAATGGGATGAAGAAATCTGCGGATTGTTTGGTTTAAACAGCAAGTGTCTGGCAGAAGTCTGTGACTCTGATGCATTCTTTGGAGAAACCGACCTTTCAGGTTATCTGGATACACCTGTACCTATTCATAGTGTAATGGGCGATTCCCACAGCGCTCTTTTCAGCCAGTTCTGCCATCACAAAGGCATGGCAAAAGCCACCTATGGTACCGGCTCTTCTATTATGATGAACATAGGAATAGAACCCGTCTTTAGTCAAAAGGGGATTGCAACTTCCCTGGCCTGGAAAAGAAACGGTAAGGCTGAATATGTACTGGAAGGAAATATCAATTACACTGGAGCTGTAATAGCCTGGTTAAAGAATGATTTGAAGCTGATACAAGAAACTTCCGAAGCAGAGTCCCTTGCAGTCCTCGCCAATCCTGCCGACCAAACCGTTCTTGTTCCTGCTTTCTCAGGACTTGGTGCTCCTTATATGAAAAACGATGTTTCCGCCATATTCTATGGAATGACCCGTACCACCGGTAAAGCGGAGCTGGTAAAAGCTGCTTTGGATTCCATTGCTTATCAGATTACGGATGTTGTAAAAGTCATTCTGGAGGAATCCTCAATAGAACTCAGAGAACTAAAGGTTGACGGCGGTCCCACCAGAAATGCTTTTCTCATGCAATTTCAAAGTGATATCGCCAACCTTCCTGTCCGTGTATCGGATACGGAGGAATTATCAGCAGCCGGAGCTGCTTATATGGCTGGAAGTTCTTATGGCTTTTATGATTTGAAGGACCTTGAAGAAAAAAGCAACGGAGTGTATTACCTGCCGAAAATGGAGGAAGCAGAAAGAAGCTTGAAATACCAGGGGTGGAAAAAAGCTGTTGATATGCTGTTAAATAGCACAACTTAA
- a CDS encoding ABC transporter substrate-binding protein, whose amino-acid sequence MKRRLLAVILAAVMVMAMVSGCGNKAENAGANSGNKTEDTSKDTDTAKTGDSETGDAQPAKIIKILSIWAEDKDNGKLITDLTKKYIAEVNPNFKYEFELVSSDNLKQKIATLVASDDLPDVFVYESGKPIVDLIENDKLVNISKALEELGVSDMMDEGAVSLLKTLSGTDDLYDLPLGMNVEGFWYNKALFEQAGVEVPTTWEDFEAVCAKLQEAGIQPLTAGGADKWPLTRLVNSYVVRSMGGDAMKKAADGTAKYTDDGYVAAAQKLQDLAAKGYFGEGITTVDQNTAGNMLLSGKAAIFYNGSWFTEALTADTNPAGEDGIGFFNIPVVDESISPITEYSMNCGNILALAQDKYDEGTAGWLKYMVQNLGNEAMTQFGAVKGYKYDVAGDLSSYSKIVADELGKVTKATTWYEAGMNSETSTVAQDYVQTLINGDMTAKEYMQFIQDAYDGSQY is encoded by the coding sequence ATGAAAAGACGTTTATTAGCTGTAATATTGGCAGCAGTGATGGTTATGGCAATGGTATCTGGATGTGGCAACAAAGCAGAAAACGCTGGTGCAAACAGCGGAAATAAGACAGAAGATACAAGCAAAGATACAGATACAGCAAAAACCGGAGATTCTGAGACCGGTGATGCACAGCCTGCTAAAATCATTAAGATTTTATCTATTTGGGCGGAAGATAAAGATAACGGTAAATTAATAACGGATTTAACAAAAAAATATATTGCTGAGGTTAATCCAAACTTCAAATATGAATTTGAACTTGTTTCCTCTGATAATTTAAAGCAAAAAATTGCTACCTTAGTAGCTTCTGATGATTTACCCGATGTATTCGTATATGAATCCGGTAAACCCATTGTGGATCTCATTGAAAATGATAAACTTGTAAACATCAGTAAAGCTTTAGAAGAGCTTGGTGTGTCCGATATGATGGATGAAGGTGCTGTATCACTCTTAAAGACCTTATCCGGAACGGATGATTTATATGATCTGCCTCTTGGTATGAACGTTGAAGGTTTCTGGTATAACAAAGCTCTTTTTGAGCAGGCTGGCGTAGAAGTACCTACCACTTGGGAAGACTTTGAAGCTGTATGTGCAAAATTACAGGAAGCAGGCATTCAACCTCTGACTGCAGGTGGTGCTGACAAATGGCCTCTTACACGTTTAGTCAATTCTTATGTTGTACGAAGCATGGGTGGTGATGCAATGAAGAAAGCTGCCGATGGTACGGCAAAATATACAGATGACGGTTATGTAGCAGCAGCACAGAAGCTGCAGGATCTTGCAGCAAAAGGTTATTTTGGTGAAGGTATCACAACCGTTGATCAAAATACAGCAGGCAACATGCTCTTATCCGGTAAAGCGGCTATCTTTTACAATGGCAGCTGGTTTACAGAAGCTCTTACAGCAGATACAAACCCTGCAGGTGAAGACGGTATCGGATTCTTTAATATTCCTGTAGTTGATGAGTCCATCAGTCCAATCACGGAATATTCCATGAACTGCGGAAATATTCTCGCTCTGGCACAGGATAAGTATGATGAAGGAACTGCTGGCTGGCTGAAATATATGGTACAGAATCTTGGTAATGAAGCTATGACACAGTTTGGTGCTGTTAAAGGTTATAAATACGATGTAGCAGGAGATTTAAGCTCCTATTCCAAGATTGTAGCGGATGAATTAGGCAAGGTTACAAAGGCAACAACCTGGTATGAAGCCGGTATGAACAGCGAGACATCAACAGTTGCACAGGATTATGTTCAGACATTGATTAACGGTGATATGACAGCAAAAGAATACATGCAGTTTATTCAGGATGCTTACGACGGAAGCCAGTATTAA
- a CDS encoding transketolase, translated as MNLTQKSFQLRKDVLDMIYRAGTGHMGGDFSVMDILVTLYYKQMNISPELTQDPLRDYFILSKGHSVEALYAVLADRGFFPKADLLSYSQFGSKYIGHPNNKINGIEMNSGSLGHGLSVCVGIALGVQKSGGGNRVYTVMGDGELAEGSVWEGAMAAGHYKLDNLCAVVDRNRLQISGSTEKVMSQDSQDLRWESFGWHVIHATGNDITALDSAFKEARNTKGKPTVIIADTIKGYGVSFMENNPAWHHKIPTNEEYEKAVAELAAKEAEANE; from the coding sequence ATGAATTTAACACAGAAATCCTTTCAGCTAAGAAAAGATGTACTGGATATGATTTACCGTGCAGGAACCGGACATATGGGCGGGGACTTTTCAGTAATGGATATCCTGGTAACCCTTTATTATAAACAGATGAATATATCCCCTGAACTAACACAGGACCCTTTAAGAGATTACTTTATCCTGAGCAAAGGTCACTCTGTAGAAGCCCTTTACGCGGTGCTTGCCGACAGAGGCTTCTTTCCGAAAGCAGACCTGCTCTCCTATTCCCAGTTTGGCAGCAAGTATATAGGCCATCCCAATAACAAGATCAATGGAATTGAGATGAATTCCGGCTCCTTAGGCCACGGTCTTTCCGTCTGTGTCGGTATCGCCTTAGGTGTGCAGAAATCCGGCGGCGGCAACCGCGTATATACGGTAATGGGTGACGGAGAGCTGGCAGAAGGTTCCGTCTGGGAAGGTGCTATGGCAGCAGGTCATTATAAACTGGATAATCTTTGTGCAGTAGTTGACCGTAACCGTCTGCAGATCTCAGGAAGCACCGAAAAGGTTATGTCCCAGGATTCACAGGATTTAAGATGGGAAAGCTTTGGCTGGCATGTAATCCATGCAACCGGCAACGACATTACAGCTCTTGACAGCGCCTTTAAAGAAGCCAGAAATACAAAAGGCAAACCTACTGTAATTATTGCAGATACCATAAAAGGTTATGGTGTATCATTTATGGAGAACAATCCTGCCTGGCATCATAAGATTCCCACCAACGAGGAGTATGAAAAAGCAGTAGCAGAATTAGCAGCAAAGGAGGCAGAAGCAAATGAATAA